One stretch of Candidatus Brocadiaceae bacterium DNA includes these proteins:
- a CDS encoding ATP-grasp domain-containing protein, which produces MKDFNILFTSSGRRVSLLRYFKEALQKLGVNGKVISADLQKNAPASFVADDREMVPRVTDQAYVPELLNICHRHDIRLLIPLIDTELHLLAPHRKAFDDIGVTLLVSSEEVNSLSLDKRKTREFFIAAGVMTPEILDPEVILTSQSPAYPYLLKPAQGSCSAGVTKVRNKKELEFFLEYIPNPIVQELVKGEEYTLDILVDFEGKVRCIVPRLRIETRAGEVSKGITVKHPGIIAAGRKVAEALPGALGCITVQCFLTELNDISFIEINPRFGGGYPLSFAAGADFPRWIIQMVLGEDPDITLDGWQDGLVMLRYDEGIFVDKKDIL; this is translated from the coding sequence GTGAAGGATTTCAATATTCTATTCACCAGTTCTGGTAGGCGTGTATCACTGTTACGCTATTTCAAGGAAGCCTTGCAGAAACTGGGAGTCAACGGAAAAGTAATCTCTGCAGATCTTCAGAAGAATGCTCCAGCATCTTTTGTAGCAGATGACCGTGAAATGGTACCGCGCGTTACTGATCAAGCTTATGTACCTGAACTACTCAATATTTGTCATCGTCATGACATCAGACTGCTTATTCCGTTGATTGATACAGAACTTCATCTGTTAGCACCTCACCGCAAGGCATTTGATGATATCGGAGTTACATTGCTGGTTTCTTCAGAAGAAGTGAATTCCCTTTCCCTGGATAAGCGGAAGACAAGAGAGTTTTTTATTGCAGCTGGCGTTATGACTCCTGAAATTCTGGACCCGGAGGTGATTCTTACTTCGCAAAGCCCTGCTTATCCCTACTTGCTGAAACCGGCACAGGGCAGTTGTAGTGCCGGTGTCACGAAGGTCAGGAATAAAAAGGAATTAGAATTTTTTCTTGAATACATTCCGAATCCGATTGTCCAGGAATTAGTGAAGGGTGAAGAATATACCCTGGATATTCTTGTTGATTTTGAAGGTAAGGTCCGCTGTATTGTGCCGAGGCTACGCATAGAAACTCGTGCCGGAGAGGTAAGTAAAGGCATAACCGTCAAGCATCCCGGCATTATTGCAGCGGGAAGGAAGGTAGCTGAAGCGTTGCCCGGTGCATTGGGCTGCATCACGGTGCAGTGTTTTTTAACAGAGTTAAACGATATCAGCTTTATTGAAATTAATCCGCGTTTTGGCGGAGGGTACCCGCTTTCTTTTGCTGCCGGTGCTGATTTTCCGAGATGGATCATTCAGATGGTGCTGGGTGAGGATCCTGATATTACACTGGATGGCTGGCAGGATGGTTTGGTGATGCTCCGGTACGATGAAGGTATCTTTGTCGATAAAAAAGATATTCTATGA
- a CDS encoding HAD family hydrolase, which yields MIRAVIFDLDDTLFPESEYALSGFRAVGVWIEKKHSIHGFFPIAEEFFRKGKRGNIFNLALYELGIQYAEALVPEMVKVYREHRPDITLFEDARWALNYFKPNRKCGVVTDGYLVTQKNKIRALNIEDCFDIIIYSDEFGREHWKPSETPYRKVMESLSCSGNECVYIADNPVKDFVTAKALGWLTVHIRRPSGEYSHHIPVMGYEADKEITSLFELKELIE from the coding sequence ATGATACGGGCAGTAATATTCGATCTTGACGATACCCTTTTTCCTGAATCTGAATATGCCCTGAGTGGTTTCCGGGCAGTAGGTGTATGGATTGAAAAAAAACATTCCATTCACGGTTTTTTCCCGATTGCTGAAGAGTTTTTTCGAAAAGGAAAACGGGGTAATATTTTCAATCTTGCCCTTTACGAATTAGGGATTCAGTACGCTGAAGCATTGGTTCCCGAGATGGTGAAGGTTTATCGTGAACACAGGCCGGATATTACCCTGTTTGAAGATGCTCGGTGGGCTCTTAATTATTTCAAACCGAACAGGAAATGCGGTGTTGTTACCGATGGATACCTTGTCACCCAGAAAAATAAGATACGCGCTCTCAATATTGAAGATTGTTTCGATATAATTATTTATAGTGATGAATTTGGAAGAGAACATTGGAAACCAAGTGAAACACCGTATCGAAAAGTTATGGAAAGCCTGTCTTGTAGTGGGAATGAGTGTGTGTATATTGCAGACAATCCCGTAAAGGACTTTGTGACGGCAAAAGCGCTGGGATGGTTGACCGTTCATATTCGCAGGCCTTCAGGGGAATACAGTCATCATATTCCTGTGATGGGGTATGAGGCTGACAAGGAAATTACATCGCTTTTTGAATTAAAAGAACTTATAGAATAA
- a CDS encoding four helix bundle protein, whose product MKIEKFEDVKAWKIARELVREVYKITNDKEFVKDFGLKDQIRRAAVSVMSNISEGFERGSDKEFNQFLYYARGSSAEVKSQLYVALDLSYITENAFKDLYNKCTDISRLIMGFINYLKNKA is encoded by the coding sequence ATGAAGATTGAGAAATTCGAGGATGTCAAAGCATGGAAGATAGCGCGGGAATTGGTACGAGAGGTATACAAAATTACAAATGACAAGGAGTTTGTGAAAGACTTTGGCCTAAAAGATCAAATCCGAAGGGCTGCTGTGTCTGTAATGTCAAATATTTCAGAAGGATTTGAAAGAGGGTCGGATAAGGAATTCAATCAGTTTCTTTATTACGCACGAGGATCTTCGGCTGAGGTAAAAAGTCAGTTATATGTCGCACTTGATCTTAGTTATATTACTGAAAATGCATTTAAAGATTTATATAACAAATGTACTGACATTTCCAGGCTGATTATGGGATTTATCAATTATCTTAAAAATAAGGCGTAA
- a CDS encoding type II toxin-antitoxin system HicB family antitoxin — MKFKVVITYDSEYDGYVVDVPELVGCMSQGKTIDEALNNVKDAIKGWLEVEKKHGRFEAYEEKEVFLGEVTV, encoded by the coding sequence ATGAAATTTAAAGTTGTTATAACCTATGACTCTGAATATGACGGATATGTGGTGGATGTTCCTGAATTGGTCGGTTGTATGAGCCAGGGAAAGACTATAGATGAGGCGTTGAATAATGTGAAGGACGCAATTAAAGGGTGGTTAGAAGTAGAAAAAAAACATGGTAGATTTGAGGCATATGAGGAAAAAGAGGTATTCCTGGGTGAGGTTACCGTTTAA
- a CDS encoding transposase, with amino-acid sequence MVESTYNWYWLVDGLREAKYTVHLANTAEMQQYSGITIMLETGDINRFQTVSDYSSYCRCVSSKRISNGKKKGEGNKKNGNKHLAWAYVEAANFMRRFSPLARSWYQRKASKTNTIVATKALSNKIARGCYFIIKDQKRFDPMRLFQ; translated from the coding sequence GTGGTTGAGTCAACATACAACTGGTACTGGTTGGTAGACGGATTACGGGAAGCCAAGTACACCGTACATCTGGCCAATACAGCAGAGATGCAGCAGTATTCAGGCATAACGATAATGCTTGAGACGGGAGATATCAACCGTTTTCAAACGGTATCAGACTACTCTTCCTACTGCAGGTGTGTCTCATCCAAAAGGATATCAAATGGTAAGAAAAAAGGGGAGGGAAACAAGAAGAACGGGAACAAACATTTAGCCTGGGCGTATGTAGAGGCGGCAAATTTCATGAGGAGGTTTAGTCCACTTGCCAGAAGTTGGTATCAACGCAAGGCGTCAAAAACAAACACCATTGTAGCGACCAAGGCGTTAAGCAACAAGATAGCCCGTGGGTGTTACTTTATCATAAAAGACCAGAAACGATTTGACCCAATGAGATTATTCCAGTAA
- a CDS encoding class I SAM-dependent methyltransferase, with translation MGSINFITSTNTLEHISPHDIQKILLECHRLLRNDGLMSLFIDYKDHYSYFDHSISTYNFLQYSDRTWKFFNPPLHYQNRLRHGDYLLLFQETGFEILDERRTDGTAADMEIIKRLPLDKRFESYTTSELAVRSAHIILKKANWF, from the coding sequence GTGGGCTCTATTAATTTTATTACATCAACAAACACTTTGGAACATATTTCTCCCCATGACATCCAGAAGATTTTACTGGAATGCCATCGACTTTTGCGTAATGATGGTTTAATGAGCCTTTTCATCGATTATAAAGACCATTATTCGTACTTTGATCATAGTATTTCCACCTATAATTTCTTGCAATATTCAGACAGAACATGGAAGTTCTTTAATCCACCATTACATTATCAGAATCGATTAAGGCACGGTGATTACCTGCTCCTCTTTCAGGAAACAGGATTTGAGATTTTGGATGAGCGGCGCACAGATGGCACGGCAGCCGATATGGAAATCATTAAACGACTACCCCTTGATAAACGATTTGAGTCGTATACAACTTCAGAACTTGCAGTTCGAAGCGCACATATTATTTTGAAGAAAGCGAACTGGTTTTGA
- a CDS encoding DUF433 domain-containing protein — MERITVNPKILGGKPIIKGTRITVEFILELLASDVSEEEILKDYPHLTVEDIHACLRYAARSCKNEIYLELETNK, encoded by the coding sequence ATGGAAAGAATCACAGTAAATCCAAAGATACTTGGTGGAAAACCAATCATTAAAGGAACAAGGATCACGGTAGAGTTTATTCTTGAGCTATTAGCATCCGATGTGTCCGAAGAAGAAATATTGAAGGATTACCCCCATTTAACCGTTGAGGATATTCACGCCTGCTTACGTTATGCTGCCCGATCTTGTAAAAATGAAATTTACCTTGAGTTGGAAACTAATAAATGA
- a CDS encoding DUF5615 family PIN-like protein, translating into MKFCEIRILTDENISPKVVSFLRERGIDVIDTKEKNWHGKEDEEILEIAYKEKRFVLTHDSDFGTLAINEGKGNYGIVYLRLRNVNPRNVIKVYEQLLGLDTSISPGTILVIEETRIRIKYSEKNDN; encoded by the coding sequence ATGAAATTTTGCGAAATAAGGATTCTTACAGATGAAAATATTTCCCCGAAGGTAGTTAGTTTTTTAAGAGAACGAGGCATTGATGTAATTGATACAAAAGAGAAAAACTGGCATGGCAAGGAAGATGAAGAAATCCTTGAAATTGCATATAAAGAAAAACGATTTGTGCTTACACACGATTCTGATTTTGGAACACTTGCCATTAATGAGGGAAAGGGAAATTATGGAATTGTTTACCTCAGACTAAGAAATGTAAATCCACGTAATGTAATTAAAGTATATGAACAACTTTTAGGTTTGGATACATCAATTTCTCCAGGAACGATTTTAGTAATTGAAGAAACACGAATAAGAATAAAATATTCAGAAAAAAACGATAATTGA
- a CDS encoding addiction module protein encodes MKELLEKYKAIIAKYEIVAWDTEPSYYRLKANLYFIDGSQLIIKDYLFPTGRKYSFHWQDEDGNLIIRWDNATHWKGVNTFPHHKHEKNGVFDSKEVMLEDVIEYIYIYKGDIYMLKQKDQILAEALKLPPTERAELVEQLLSSFEFTSRKIIDALWSEEAESRIDAFERGEITTISAKKVFEKIEKRKD; translated from the coding sequence ATGAAGGAGTTACTGGAAAAATATAAGGCTATTATAGCAAAATATGAAATAGTAGCTTGGGATACTGAACCTTCTTATTATCGACTTAAAGCAAACCTTTATTTTATTGACGGTTCTCAACTAATCATAAAAGATTACTTATTCCCCACGGGGCGTAAATATTCTTTTCATTGGCAGGATGAGGATGGTAATTTGATAATCCGTTGGGACAATGCGACACATTGGAAAGGGGTTAATACCTTTCCTCATCATAAACATGAAAAGAACGGTGTATTCGATTCTAAAGAAGTTATGTTAGAAGACGTAATTGAATATATATACATATATAAAGGAGATATATATATGCTTAAACAAAAAGATCAAATACTTGCTGAAGCTTTAAAATTACCGCCCACAGAACGGGCTGAGCTTGTTGAACAACTTTTGTCTAGTTTTGAATTTACTTCCCGGAAAATAATCGATGCTTTATGGTCAGAAGAAGCCGAAAGCCGTATTGATGCATTCGAACGCGGAGAAATAACTACGATTTCTGCAAAGAAAGTATTTGAAAAAATTGAGAAACGTAAAGATTGA
- a CDS encoding type II toxin-antitoxin system RelE/ParE family toxin, which yields MNIEFLAPAETEFVDAVAYYNMQSEGLGYEFASEVKRTIERIIQYPEAWHNLSKRTHRCRTNRFPYGVVYQVRDETLLIVGVMHLSRNPQTWKSRLKKEEI from the coding sequence ATGAATATTGAATTCCTTGCTCCTGCGGAAACGGAGTTTGTAGATGCAGTTGCTTATTACAATATGCAAAGCGAAGGTCTTGGTTATGAATTTGCGTCAGAAGTAAAAAGAACTATTGAACGAATTATCCAATATCCAGAAGCGTGGCATAACCTTTCAAAACGCACTCACCGTTGTAGAACTAATAGGTTTCCTTACGGAGTTGTTTATCAGGTTAGGGATGAAACGTTACTTATTGTTGGAGTAATGCATCTTAGCCGAAACCCTCAAACTTGGAAATCCCGACTTAAAAAGGAAGAAATATAA
- a CDS encoding type II toxin-antitoxin system HicA family toxin, whose product MARITPVDYKTLLKIFQLYGCVYKRKKGSHHILTYPGANRAVVIPEYEEVDVEIIKNNMRTVGMAREQYFELFKKV is encoded by the coding sequence ATGGCAAGAATAACCCCTGTTGATTATAAAACCCTTTTGAAAATATTTCAATTATATGGTTGTGTATATAAACGTAAAAAGGGATCCCATCATATATTGACTTACCCAGGAGCAAATCGTGCCGTAGTCATACCTGAGTACGAAGAGGTTGATGTAGAAATAATAAAAAATAACATGCGAACAGTTGGTATGGCGAGGGAACAATACTTTGAATTATTCAAAAAAGTTTAA
- a CDS encoding HEPN domain-containing protein — protein MTKDTDKAVKFWLMSSKDNFETASATLKAGRYNFAMFMCQQAVEALLKAVFIILKNERPEYIHKLPSLVELTGIKVPKSVDMKILKIDAHYIKARYKEDRFNEKIYNKRNAASLLKDTEDVIRWYTKKLKLEI, from the coding sequence ATGACCAAAGATACAGACAAGGCTGTGAAATTTTGGCTTATGTCATCAAAGGATAATTTTGAGACTGCCTCTGCTACGCTAAAGGCAGGACGTTATAATTTTGCAATGTTTATGTGTCAGCAGGCGGTTGAGGCGCTACTCAAGGCAGTTTTCATTATTCTGAAGAATGAGCGGCCTGAATATATACACAAACTTCCAAGTCTGGTTGAATTAACAGGTATTAAAGTTCCAAAGTCGGTCGATATGAAGATTTTAAAGATAGATGCACATTACATCAAAGCAAGATATAAAGAAGACAGATTTAATGAAAAGATATACAACAAACGCAATGCGGCCAGCTTATTGAAAGATACGGAGGATGTGATCCGATGGTATACAAAAAAACTGAAATTAGAAATATAG
- a CDS encoding nucleotidyltransferase domain-containing protein gives MKRVILFGSYAYGRPTKASDIDIAVISDKFKRMDDIKRIMLLSDYARRVKSPVDINPIGFTEEELKKADYFDIAGEINEKGIVVYDATEGERMESPV, from the coding sequence GTGAAGAGGGTCATTCTGTTTGGTTCTTATGCGTACGGTAGACCTACAAAGGCAAGCGATATAGACATTGCAGTAATATCTGACAAGTTCAAACGAATGGACGATATAAAGAGAATTATGCTCTTGTCTGATTACGCAAGGCGGGTAAAAAGCCCTGTTGATATCAATCCGATTGGTTTTACAGAAGAGGAATTAAAAAAGGCGGACTATTTTGACATAGCCGGAGAAATAAATGAAAAGGGAATTGTTGTTTACGATGCTACTGAGGGTGAGCGTATGGAGTCACCCGTTTAA
- a CDS encoding ribbon-helix-helix domain-containing protein, which yields MKILKKKPIQIYIDVGQDILLDALSRRRGISKAAIIRESIEKMLREIPVEEDPAMELMGIGGSGEGDLSEQHDRYLIKYTTTGKK from the coding sequence ATGAAAATATTAAAAAAGAAACCTATTCAGATATATATTGATGTGGGGCAGGATATACTTCTGGATGCATTATCCAGAAGACGCGGCATATCAAAGGCGGCAATAATCAGAGAAAGTATTGAAAAGATGTTGAGAGAAATTCCTGTGGAAGAAGACCCTGCAATGGAGCTGATGGGGATAGGAGGTTCCGGGGAAGGGGACCTGTCTGAACAGCACGACCGGTATCTCATTAAATACACCACCACAGGAAAGAAATGA
- a CDS encoding DUF2283 domain-containing protein has protein sequence MKIRYDAEVDALDIRLIEKKVECEAIHLSDQVSVDVGPGGKVVAIEILDASELIDGLKEQGIELDNLVLKTPTTACK, from the coding sequence ATGAAAATCAGGTATGATGCTGAAGTGGATGCTTTGGACATAAGACTTATTGAGAAGAAAGTGGAATGTGAGGCGATACATCTGAGTGACCAAGTGAGTGTTGACGTAGGGCCAGGCGGTAAGGTGGTAGCTATAGAAATACTGGATGCTTCTGAATTGATTGATGGATTAAAAGAACAGGGTATCGAGCTTGATAACCTCGTGTTAAAGACACCAACAACTGCTTGCAAGTAG
- a CDS encoding DUF6516 family protein, with protein MLITEYLQDFAKAIDEYSKTGFIITSELKIDARTDKIGLIKASIIFADDSKLFATEYVDLRYKLEKLTYSFHYQDKNGNLVFRYDNASHRPTLGFKNHKHFKGAIFQTEVSALRDILEEIIANLLK; from the coding sequence ATGTTGATAACTGAATATCTCCAGGATTTTGCTAAAGCAATAGACGAATATTCAAAAACTGGCTTTATTATAACATCTGAATTAAAGATTGATGCCAGAACAGACAAGATTGGTCTTATAAAAGCCAGTATAATATTCGCTGACGATTCAAAGCTATTTGCTACTGAATATGTTGATCTGAGATATAAACTTGAAAAACTCACCTATTCATTTCATTACCAGGACAAAAATGGTAATTTGGTATTCAGATATGATAATGCATCTCATAGGCCAACTCTGGGTTTTAAAAATCACAAACACTTTAAAGGGGCAATATTTCAAACTGAGGTGTCTGCCTTAAGAGATATCTTGGAAGAAATAATAGCAAACTTATTGAAATAG
- a CDS encoding DUF2283 domain-containing protein, with protein sequence MKIEYSKEADAIFVYFKEEFVAKSKEIEDGVVIDFDEKGQLIGIEVLDVSKRFSLSDIVNVNIENLSVEAISK encoded by the coding sequence ATGAAGATCGAATATAGTAAAGAAGCAGATGCAATCTTTGTTTACTTCAAAGAGGAATTCGTGGCTAAGTCTAAAGAGATTGAAGATGGCGTTGTTATTGACTTTGACGAAAAAGGTCAGTTAATAGGAATTGAGGTATTGGATGTAAGCAAGCGTTTTAGTCTTTCCGATATTGTCAATGTGAATATAGAAAACCTTTCTGTAGAAGCGATTAGCAAGTAA